One window of Papaver somniferum cultivar HN1 chromosome 9, ASM357369v1, whole genome shotgun sequence genomic DNA carries:
- the LOC113311802 gene encoding uncharacterized protein LOC113311802 produces MSREDFQPITVILDETNYNHWSFLMKSFLKGRSMWKYVDGTEKAPTAGTSGVREKDKEGTTVDAKESWEVNNHKILTWISNTIITSISMQLTTFEVAKEASGFLQKRYTQINFAQRYKLEQDIRAMQQNDQSISDFHSKMSLIWNQLAMEPKFTVDLALWDKHREETRLVQLLMTLREEFEVVRDVILHRSPLPTVEAALSKLIDEETRKRVNSKISGVFATPSIRPNFNNQRNSLPIPMPSTQRDLSQV; encoded by the coding sequence ATGTCTCGAGAAGATTTTCAGCCGATTACtgtcatattagatgaaacaaaCTATAATCACTGGTCTTTTCTTATGAAGAGCTTTCTCAAGGGAAGAAGCATGTGGAAATATGTAGATGGAACAGAAAAAGCTCCAACAGCAGGCACCTCTGGTGTCAGAGAGAAAGACAAAGAAGGTACAACAGTTGACGCCAAAGAATCTTGGGAAGTTAACAATCATAAGATCCTCACATGGATTAGTAACACTATAATCACCTCAATCAGTATGCAACTCACCACCTTTGAAGTCGCCAAGGAGGCATCGGGTTTTCTGCAGAAAAGGTATACACAAATCAACTTTGCTCAACGATATAAACTTGAACAAGATATTCGTGCTATGCAACAAAATGATCAATCGATTTCTGACTTCCACTCTAAGATGTCTTTAATTTGGAACCAACTGGCTATGGAACCAAAATTTACTGTTGATTTGGCATTATGGGATAAACATAGAGAAGAAACACGGCTAGTACAACTCTTGATGACATTAAGAGAAGAGTTTGAAGTTGTGAGAGATGTTATTCTTCATCGTTCACCCTTACCAACTGTTGAAGCCGCCTTGTCCAAACTTATTGATGAAGAAACGCGCAAACGTGTCAACTCGAAGATCTCAGGAGTGTTTGCAACGCCATCCATTCGACCAAACTTCAACAATCAGAGGAACAGTTTGCCTATCCCAATGCCATCAACACAACGTGACTTGTCTCAGGTCTAA
- the LOC113310803 gene encoding putative F-box protein At1g31000, translated as MEAAKPLLWTISPTLQTNLLPNYPGIRSHTPYLRGDGKIRVGGDGKKKEIWGTSIAELWNGKIKDDVDPRWRAWVESSHESWNQKNEEQQRRDLQVRWSILRNYLHESGFETHNHRLLLTMKSPEDDHQTIIFTSGSPDLGLQNMHRLVLDRGPFYSYDLPKQAVNGLLCLSISNMEEFLIYNPSTGEKLPWIQTTVKLNQGEENRRGVDCIELGFDPVSNQHKVICISSSKLKKYPTDKYGLPLSSDQQVGAEDQIVEVLTVGENTWRRIDAVPPYSVGIGREELAKPVYVNGNLYWRFRYTSKGEVIMGFDFGTESFRVIPIPEFYTGEDPEDDYKPFQPIELMEFHGRIAVLDRVWGYESALWEMHEDASGNIEWKHVYIYIPYDWNVRRDPSVVALTGTNQIFIQPECTDSVFYYNLNTEKYLRFPISPDRYLFSWEKTIQL; from the coding sequence ATGGAGGCGGCGAAACCATTGTTGTGGACGATTTCTCCTACACTGCAAACGAATCTTCTACCTAATTACCCAGGAATTCGTTCTCATACTCCTTACCTTAGAGGAGATGGAAAAATTAGAGTAGGAGGAGatggtaaaaaaaaagaaatctggGGTACATCGATTGCAGAGTTGTGGAATGGAAAGATTAAAGACGACGTAGATCCAAGGTGGAGGGCTTGGGTGGAATCCAGCCATGAATCGTGGAACCAAAAAAACGAGGAGCAGCAGCGGAGAGACCTACAGGTGAGATGGTCAATCTTGAGAAATTATTTACATGAATCTGGATTTGAAACTCATAATCATAGACTACTGTTAACTATGAAATCACCAGAAGATGATCACCAAACAATTATATTCACAAGTGGTTCACCTGATTTAGGGTTACAAAATATGCACAGATTGGTATTAGATCGTGGTCCTTTTTATTCCTATGATTTGCCTAAACAAGCTGTTAATGGTTTGCTATGTCTTTCCATATCTAACATGGAGGAATTTCTCATATATAATCCTAGCACCGGTGAGAAATTACCTTGGATTCAGACTACTGTGAAATTGAATCAGGGTGAAGAGAATAGACGCGGAGTTGACTGCATTGAACTTGGATTTGATCCTGTGAGCAATCAACATAAAGTCATTTGCATATCAAGTAGCAAACTGAAAAAGTATCCTACTGATAAGTACGGTCTGCCTTTATCTTCTGATCAACAAGTAGGAGCTGAAGATCAAATTGTTGAAGTATTGACTGTTGGAGAAAATACATGGAGAAGAATCGATGCAGTCCCACCCTATAGCGTAGGAATTGGGAGGGAGGAGTTGGCTAAACCTGTTTATGTAAATGGTAATTTATATTGGCGATTTCGGTATACCAGCAAAGGTGAAGTAATAATGGGATTTGATTTTGGAACTGAAAGTTTTAGAGTCATTCCAATCCCTGAATTCTACACTGGAGAGGATCCTGAGGATGACTACAAACCTTTCCAACCTATTGAATTGATGGAATTTCATGGACGCATAGCTGTATTAGACCGTGTATGGGGTTATGAAAGTGCTCTATGGGAAATGCATGAGGATGCAAGCGGTAACATTGAGTGGAAACATGTGTACATATACATACCTTATGACTGGAATGTAAGACGAGATCCTTCTGTTGTAGCTCTTACCGGGACGAATCAAATCTTCATACAACCTGAGTGTACAGACAGTGTTTTTTATTACAATCTCAACACAGAAAAGTACTTAAGGTTTCCAATCTCGCCTGATCGTTATCTTTTTAGTTGGGAAAAGACAATCCAACTGTAG